Proteins from a genomic interval of Diospyros lotus cultivar Yz01 chromosome 6, ASM1463336v1, whole genome shotgun sequence:
- the LOC127804789 gene encoding uncharacterized protein LOC127804789 isoform X2, protein MNTRVRSNVQSMKAASTPQIKKMEVQRSKSMGPQKTTTNQRQSSREKKLALLQDVDKLKKKLKHEENVHRALERAFNRPLGALPRLPPYLPPYTLELLAEVAVLEEEVVRLEEQVVNFRQGLYQEAVYLASKRNAENTIDSYNHLPIRYSKLDESDCLSQQEANSGLSMAQPLHSLARSASSRKLLSPNCISDQTSNSLGPSMNGKQTPNKLNSSLEDGRGKENRSCSNSEKEMQYPENRTPSKKTPVKKPPVKPELIQKCIDSPRLQLNYRLLDQERAQESSSSSSDGGVSEADSTANKISEDVLKCLCSIFRRLSTVKDKAVESKAIASVAVFSNENIQKVESQYPYGICSEFRKREIGPYKHLCSIETGTIDLNRKTSASFLIHRLKFLLGKLASVNLEGLSHQQKLAFWINTYNSCMMNAFLEHGIPETPEMVVANMQKATITVGGNLLNAITIEHFILRLPYHLKYTCSKVTRNDGTRSCSIFGLEWSEPLVTFALSCGSWSSPAVRVYTASQVENELEAAKRDYLHAAVGFSTANKLIIPKLLDWYLLDFAKDLEALLDWVCLQLPSELRNEALECLRRKGREPLSHLVQIMPYDFSFRYLIHQ, encoded by the exons ATGAATACAAGAGTCCGCTCTAACGTTCAATCCATGAAAGCCGCTTCGACTCCGCAAATA AAGAAGATGGAAGTGCAGCGCAGCAAATCAATGGGTCCCCAGAAAACCACCACGAATCAGCGTCAATCCAGCagagaaaaaaaattggctTTACTTCAAGAT GTCGATAAGCTGAAGAAGAAGCTAAAACATGAGGAGAATGTTCACAGAGCATTAGAGAGGGCTTTCAATAGACCTTTGGGTGCTCTACCTCGCCTTCCTCCTTATCTCCCTCCATAT ACGCTAGAGCTTCTTGCCGAAGTAGCTGTGTTGGAAGAGGAGGTTGTTCGGCTTGAAGAACAGGTTGTGAATTTCAGACAAGGTCTATATCAGGAAGCTGTTTACTTAGCATCCAAGAGGAATGCGGAGAACACAATTGATTCATACAATCACTTGCCGATTAGATATTCAAAACTGGACGAATCAGATTGTTTATCTCAGCAAGAAGCAAATTCAGGATTATCCATGGCACAACCTTTACATTCTCTTGCCAGAAGTGCCTCAAGTAGAAAATTATTGTCTCCAAACTGCATCTCTGATCAAACAAGTAACAGTTTAGGTCCGTCAATGAATGGAAAACAAACCCCAAATAAACTTAATTCTTCCTTGGAAGATGGGCGGGGAAAAGAGAACCGTTCGTGTTCTAATTCCGAGAAGGAAATGCAATATCCAGAAAATAGAACACCCAGTAAGAAGACTCCTGTCAAGAAGCCTCCAGTCAAGCCTGAACTGATACAAAAATGCATTGATTCACCCAGGTTACAG TTGAACTATAGATTACTAGACCAAGAACGAGCACAAGAAAGTTCTTCCAGTTCGTCTGATGGTGGGGTGTCGGAAGCGGACAGTACAGCAAACAAAATCTCTGAGGACGTTTTGAAGTGCTTGTGCAGTATCTTCCGCAGACTCAGCACGGTGAAGGACAAGGCTGTTGAATCAAAGGCCATTGCTTCTGTGGCAGTGTTTTCTAATGAAAATATTCAGAAAGTAGAGTCTCAGTATCCTTATGGTATCTGTTCAGAATTCAGGAAGAGAGAAATTGGTCCCTATAAGCATCTTTGTTCAATTGAAACTGGTACAATTGATCTGAACAGGAAGACAAGTGCTTCTTTTTTAATCCACAGGCTAAA GTTCCTCCTTGGTAAGCTGGCTTCTGTCAACTTGGAGGGTCTTAGCCATCAGCAAAAGCTTGCTTTCTGGATTAACACTTACAATTCCTGCATGATGAAT GCATTTCTGGAGCATGGAATACCTGAGACTCCTGAAATGGTCGTCGCAAATATGCAGAAG GCAACCATAACTGTGGGAGGGAACTTGCTAAACGCAATTACTATTGAGCATTTTATCTTGAGGCTACCTTATCACTTGAAATAT ACTTGTTCAAAAGTTACAAGAAATGATGGAACAAGATCGTGCAGTATATTTGGATTGGAGTGGTCTGAGCCCTTGGTCACTTTTGCACTCTCCTGTGGAAGTTGGTCTTCCCCAGCT GTGAGGGTGTACACTGCATCTCAAGTTGAGAATGAGTTGGAAGCTGCAAAGAGAGACTATTTACACGCAGCAGTTGGCTTTTCAACTGCAAACAAGTTGATAATTCCCAAGCTGTTAGATTGGTATCTTCTCGACTTTGCCAAGGACTTAGAAGCACTGCTGGATTGGGTTTGCTTGCAGCTCCCCAGTGAACTCAGGAATGAAGCACTTGAATGCCTCCGGCGAAAGGGGAGAGAGCCTCTTTCGCACTTGGTTCAAATAATGCCCTACGATTTCAGTTTCAGGTACCTCATCCACCAATGA
- the LOC127804789 gene encoding uncharacterized protein LOC127804789 isoform X3, with translation MNTRVRSNVQSMKAASTPQIVDKLKKKLKHEENVHRALERAFNRPLGALPRLPPYLPPYTLELLAEVAVLEEEVVRLEEQVVNFRQGLYQEAVYLASKRNAENTIDSYNHLPIRYSKLDESDCLSQQEANSGLSMAQPLHSLARSASSRKLLSPNCISDQTSNSLGPSMNGKQTPNKLNSSLEDGRGKENRSCSNSEKEMQYPENRTPSKKTPVKKPPVKPELIQKCIDSPRLQLNYRLLDQERAQESSSSSSDGGVSEADSTANKISEDVLKCLCSIFRRLSTVKDKAVESKAIASVAVFSNENIQKVESQYPYGICSEFRKREIGPYKHLCSIETGTIDLNRKTSASFLIHRLKFLLGKLASVNLEGLSHQQKLAFWINTYNSCMMNAFLEHGIPETPEMVVANMQKATITVGGNLLNAITIEHFILRLPYHLKYTCSKVTRNDGTRSCSIFGLEWSEPLVTFALSCGSWSSPAVRVYTASQVENELEAAKRDYLHAAVGFSTANKLIIPKLLDWYLLDFAKDLEALLDWVCLQLPSELRNEALECLRRKGREPLSHLVQIMPYDFSFRYLIHQ, from the exons ATGAATACAAGAGTCCGCTCTAACGTTCAATCCATGAAAGCCGCTTCGACTCCGCAAATA GTCGATAAGCTGAAGAAGAAGCTAAAACATGAGGAGAATGTTCACAGAGCATTAGAGAGGGCTTTCAATAGACCTTTGGGTGCTCTACCTCGCCTTCCTCCTTATCTCCCTCCATAT ACGCTAGAGCTTCTTGCCGAAGTAGCTGTGTTGGAAGAGGAGGTTGTTCGGCTTGAAGAACAGGTTGTGAATTTCAGACAAGGTCTATATCAGGAAGCTGTTTACTTAGCATCCAAGAGGAATGCGGAGAACACAATTGATTCATACAATCACTTGCCGATTAGATATTCAAAACTGGACGAATCAGATTGTTTATCTCAGCAAGAAGCAAATTCAGGATTATCCATGGCACAACCTTTACATTCTCTTGCCAGAAGTGCCTCAAGTAGAAAATTATTGTCTCCAAACTGCATCTCTGATCAAACAAGTAACAGTTTAGGTCCGTCAATGAATGGAAAACAAACCCCAAATAAACTTAATTCTTCCTTGGAAGATGGGCGGGGAAAAGAGAACCGTTCGTGTTCTAATTCCGAGAAGGAAATGCAATATCCAGAAAATAGAACACCCAGTAAGAAGACTCCTGTCAAGAAGCCTCCAGTCAAGCCTGAACTGATACAAAAATGCATTGATTCACCCAGGTTACAG TTGAACTATAGATTACTAGACCAAGAACGAGCACAAGAAAGTTCTTCCAGTTCGTCTGATGGTGGGGTGTCGGAAGCGGACAGTACAGCAAACAAAATCTCTGAGGACGTTTTGAAGTGCTTGTGCAGTATCTTCCGCAGACTCAGCACGGTGAAGGACAAGGCTGTTGAATCAAAGGCCATTGCTTCTGTGGCAGTGTTTTCTAATGAAAATATTCAGAAAGTAGAGTCTCAGTATCCTTATGGTATCTGTTCAGAATTCAGGAAGAGAGAAATTGGTCCCTATAAGCATCTTTGTTCAATTGAAACTGGTACAATTGATCTGAACAGGAAGACAAGTGCTTCTTTTTTAATCCACAGGCTAAA GTTCCTCCTTGGTAAGCTGGCTTCTGTCAACTTGGAGGGTCTTAGCCATCAGCAAAAGCTTGCTTTCTGGATTAACACTTACAATTCCTGCATGATGAAT GCATTTCTGGAGCATGGAATACCTGAGACTCCTGAAATGGTCGTCGCAAATATGCAGAAG GCAACCATAACTGTGGGAGGGAACTTGCTAAACGCAATTACTATTGAGCATTTTATCTTGAGGCTACCTTATCACTTGAAATAT ACTTGTTCAAAAGTTACAAGAAATGATGGAACAAGATCGTGCAGTATATTTGGATTGGAGTGGTCTGAGCCCTTGGTCACTTTTGCACTCTCCTGTGGAAGTTGGTCTTCCCCAGCT GTGAGGGTGTACACTGCATCTCAAGTTGAGAATGAGTTGGAAGCTGCAAAGAGAGACTATTTACACGCAGCAGTTGGCTTTTCAACTGCAAACAAGTTGATAATTCCCAAGCTGTTAGATTGGTATCTTCTCGACTTTGCCAAGGACTTAGAAGCACTGCTGGATTGGGTTTGCTTGCAGCTCCCCAGTGAACTCAGGAATGAAGCACTTGAATGCCTCCGGCGAAAGGGGAGAGAGCCTCTTTCGCACTTGGTTCAAATAATGCCCTACGATTTCAGTTTCAGGTACCTCATCCACCAATGA
- the LOC127804789 gene encoding uncharacterized protein LOC127804789 isoform X1, whose translation MNTRVRSNVQSMKAASTPQIQKKMEVQRSKSMGPQKTTTNQRQSSREKKLALLQDVDKLKKKLKHEENVHRALERAFNRPLGALPRLPPYLPPYTLELLAEVAVLEEEVVRLEEQVVNFRQGLYQEAVYLASKRNAENTIDSYNHLPIRYSKLDESDCLSQQEANSGLSMAQPLHSLARSASSRKLLSPNCISDQTSNSLGPSMNGKQTPNKLNSSLEDGRGKENRSCSNSEKEMQYPENRTPSKKTPVKKPPVKPELIQKCIDSPRLQLNYRLLDQERAQESSSSSSDGGVSEADSTANKISEDVLKCLCSIFRRLSTVKDKAVESKAIASVAVFSNENIQKVESQYPYGICSEFRKREIGPYKHLCSIETGTIDLNRKTSASFLIHRLKFLLGKLASVNLEGLSHQQKLAFWINTYNSCMMNAFLEHGIPETPEMVVANMQKATITVGGNLLNAITIEHFILRLPYHLKYTCSKVTRNDGTRSCSIFGLEWSEPLVTFALSCGSWSSPAVRVYTASQVENELEAAKRDYLHAAVGFSTANKLIIPKLLDWYLLDFAKDLEALLDWVCLQLPSELRNEALECLRRKGREPLSHLVQIMPYDFSFRYLIHQ comes from the exons ATGAATACAAGAGTCCGCTCTAACGTTCAATCCATGAAAGCCGCTTCGACTCCGCAAATA CAGAAGAAGATGGAAGTGCAGCGCAGCAAATCAATGGGTCCCCAGAAAACCACCACGAATCAGCGTCAATCCAGCagagaaaaaaaattggctTTACTTCAAGAT GTCGATAAGCTGAAGAAGAAGCTAAAACATGAGGAGAATGTTCACAGAGCATTAGAGAGGGCTTTCAATAGACCTTTGGGTGCTCTACCTCGCCTTCCTCCTTATCTCCCTCCATAT ACGCTAGAGCTTCTTGCCGAAGTAGCTGTGTTGGAAGAGGAGGTTGTTCGGCTTGAAGAACAGGTTGTGAATTTCAGACAAGGTCTATATCAGGAAGCTGTTTACTTAGCATCCAAGAGGAATGCGGAGAACACAATTGATTCATACAATCACTTGCCGATTAGATATTCAAAACTGGACGAATCAGATTGTTTATCTCAGCAAGAAGCAAATTCAGGATTATCCATGGCACAACCTTTACATTCTCTTGCCAGAAGTGCCTCAAGTAGAAAATTATTGTCTCCAAACTGCATCTCTGATCAAACAAGTAACAGTTTAGGTCCGTCAATGAATGGAAAACAAACCCCAAATAAACTTAATTCTTCCTTGGAAGATGGGCGGGGAAAAGAGAACCGTTCGTGTTCTAATTCCGAGAAGGAAATGCAATATCCAGAAAATAGAACACCCAGTAAGAAGACTCCTGTCAAGAAGCCTCCAGTCAAGCCTGAACTGATACAAAAATGCATTGATTCACCCAGGTTACAG TTGAACTATAGATTACTAGACCAAGAACGAGCACAAGAAAGTTCTTCCAGTTCGTCTGATGGTGGGGTGTCGGAAGCGGACAGTACAGCAAACAAAATCTCTGAGGACGTTTTGAAGTGCTTGTGCAGTATCTTCCGCAGACTCAGCACGGTGAAGGACAAGGCTGTTGAATCAAAGGCCATTGCTTCTGTGGCAGTGTTTTCTAATGAAAATATTCAGAAAGTAGAGTCTCAGTATCCTTATGGTATCTGTTCAGAATTCAGGAAGAGAGAAATTGGTCCCTATAAGCATCTTTGTTCAATTGAAACTGGTACAATTGATCTGAACAGGAAGACAAGTGCTTCTTTTTTAATCCACAGGCTAAA GTTCCTCCTTGGTAAGCTGGCTTCTGTCAACTTGGAGGGTCTTAGCCATCAGCAAAAGCTTGCTTTCTGGATTAACACTTACAATTCCTGCATGATGAAT GCATTTCTGGAGCATGGAATACCTGAGACTCCTGAAATGGTCGTCGCAAATATGCAGAAG GCAACCATAACTGTGGGAGGGAACTTGCTAAACGCAATTACTATTGAGCATTTTATCTTGAGGCTACCTTATCACTTGAAATAT ACTTGTTCAAAAGTTACAAGAAATGATGGAACAAGATCGTGCAGTATATTTGGATTGGAGTGGTCTGAGCCCTTGGTCACTTTTGCACTCTCCTGTGGAAGTTGGTCTTCCCCAGCT GTGAGGGTGTACACTGCATCTCAAGTTGAGAATGAGTTGGAAGCTGCAAAGAGAGACTATTTACACGCAGCAGTTGGCTTTTCAACTGCAAACAAGTTGATAATTCCCAAGCTGTTAGATTGGTATCTTCTCGACTTTGCCAAGGACTTAGAAGCACTGCTGGATTGGGTTTGCTTGCAGCTCCCCAGTGAACTCAGGAATGAAGCACTTGAATGCCTCCGGCGAAAGGGGAGAGAGCCTCTTTCGCACTTGGTTCAAATAATGCCCTACGATTTCAGTTTCAGGTACCTCATCCACCAATGA